Proteins from one Clostridium cellulovorans 743B genomic window:
- a CDS encoding thiazolylpeptide-type bacteriocin, producing MNSNLLIEELELNVDSAFEGIDIIELDETMTLSETAASSGVSSCNSCSCCGSTSCCSIGTINIT from the coding sequence ATGAATAGCAATTTACTAATTGAAGAATTAGAATTAAATGTTGATAGCGCTTTTGAAGGAATAGATATCATCGAATTAGATGAAACTATGACTCTTTCAGAAACAGCTGCATCTTCAGGAGTTAGCTCATGTAACAGCTGTTCTTGCTGTGGATCTACTTCATGTTGTAGCATTGGAACTATCAATATTACATAA
- a CDS encoding thiazolylpeptide-type bacteriocin, with amino-acid sequence MNSNLLIEELELNVDSAFEGIDIIELDETMTLSETAASSGVSSCNSCSCCGSTSCCSIGTIKIT; translated from the coding sequence ATGAATAGTAACTTATTAATTGAAGAGTTAGAATTAAATGTTGATAGTGCTTTTGAAGGAATAGATATTATCGAATTAGATGAAACTATGACTCTTTCAGAAACAGCTGCATCTTCAGGAGTTAGCTCATGCAACAGCTGTTCTTGCTGTGGATCTACTTCATGTTGTAGCATTGGAACAATCAAAATCACTTAA
- a CDS encoding thiazolylpeptide-type bacteriocin — MNADLLIEELEMNVDSAFEGIDIIELDETMTLSETAASSGVSSCNSCSCCGSTSCCSIKTISIT, encoded by the coding sequence ATGAATGCTGACTTATTAATTGAAGAATTAGAAATGAATGTTGACAGCGCTTTTGAAGGAATAGACATCATCGAATTAGATGAAACTATGACTCTTTCAGAAACAGCTGCATCTTCAGGAGTTAGTTCATGCAACAGCTGTTCTTGCTGTGGATCTACTTCTTGCTGCAGTATCAAAACAATTTCTATTACATAA